A genomic window from Lutra lutra chromosome 17, mLutLut1.2, whole genome shotgun sequence includes:
- the RPL13 gene encoding 60S ribosomal protein L13 — protein sequence MAPSRNGMILKPHFHKDWQRRVATWFNQPARKIRRRKARQAKARRIAPRPASGPIRPIVRCPTVRYHTRVRAGRGFSLEELRAAGIHRRVARTIGVSVDPRRRNQSSEALQANVQRLKEYRSKLLLFPRRPAAPRKGDGSAEELKLATQLTGPVMPIRNVYKKEKARVLTEEEKNFKAFASLRMARANARLFGIRAKRAKEAAEQDVEKKK from the exons ATGGCGCCCAGCCGGAACGGCATGATCCTGAAGCCGCACTTCCACAAGGACTGGCAGCGGCGCGTGGCCACGTGGTTCAACCAGCCGGCGCGGAAGATCCGCAG ACGCAAGGCCCGCCAGGCCAAGGCCCGCCGCATCGCCCCGCGCCCCGCGTCCGGGCCCATCCGGCCCATCGTGCGCTGCCCCACGGTGCGGTACCACACCAGAGTGCGCGCCGGCCGGGGCTTCAGCCTGGAGGAGCTGCGG GCGGCCGGCATCCACCGGAGGGTGGCGCGCACCATCGGCGTCTCGGTGGACCCGCGGCGGCGGAACCAGTCCTCGGAGGCGCTGCAGGCCAACGTGCAGCGGCTGAAGGAGTACCGCTCCAAGCTGCTGCTGTTCCCGCGCCGGCCGGCCGCGCCGCGGAAGGGCGACGGCTCG GCTGAGGAGCTGAAACTGGCGACGCAGCTGACGGGCCCCGTCATGCCCATCCGGAAC GTCTATAAGAAGGAGAAAGCCAGAGTCCTCACGGAGGAGGAGAAGAACTTCAAGGCGTTCGCCAGTCTTCGCATGGCCCGTGCCAATGCCCGGCTCTTCGGCATCCGGGCGAAAAGGGCCAAGGAAGCTGCAGAGCAGGAtgttgaaaagaagaaataa
- the LOC125089484 gene encoding collagen alpha-2(I) chain-like, with product MAPRARALTSSEGEQPAEKSRRRKAPRDGAGLSQSEAPRRPGQSEPGIAEVTGASGAECGEEGAHVTGLGPRPSPSGAAPASRPRGSPPRPDSRGERAGRAERGARPPPSGGRRGASRGRGPGGRRPRSHPGAPPGPRRRACPRDYRPPEIPERSAAGAGLRAAETRSGVGEIGLRGTAGPQGWAGTRPVSCAGPCGQFGAPGLRGPGRGGPASGGRARGGDGDELSSALAQVQANAGPGGAARCGWEVAAARGAQVRSEVCGRLGLGCANGRPVTSQEEVTSQGTWLWRWRGFEVCATLRGVGHLIGTFLLCEVGGLMGPRTGSTSVGGGRNPAGEEGTERVVPHKTLRGVLRGLPSLSSCGPGAWTRTL from the exons ATGGCGCCGCGAGCCCGCGCACTCACCTCCTCCGAGGGAGAACAGCCGGCGGAAAAGAGCCGGCGCCGCAAAGCACCCCGGGATGGTGCCGGGCTCAGCCAATCAGAAGCGCCGAGGCGTCCCGGCCAGTCAGAGCCGGGGATCGCGGAAGTGAC CGGCGCTTCGGGGGCCGAGTGCGGCGAGGAGGGCGCGCACGTCACGGGACTCGGTCCGCGCCCCTCACCCTCCGGCGCCGCCCCCGCGTCCCGGCCCCGGGGCTCGCCGCCCCGCCCGGACTCCCGAGGGGAGCGCGCGGGCCGGGCGGAGCGAGGAGCCCGCCCCCCGCCGAGCGGGGGCCGACGCGGAGCGTCCCGAGGCCGTGGCCCGGGCGGAAGGCGGCCGCGCAGCCACCCCGGAGCCCC CCCCGGTCCCCGGCGCCGAGCCTGCCCCCGGGACTACCGTCCGCCGGAGATCCCGGAGCGGAGCGCGGCAGGTGCAGGCCTCCGCGCCGCCGAGACGCGCTCGGGTGTCGGCGAAATCGGGCTGCGAGGCACCGCGGGACCGCAGGGCTGGGCGGGGACACGGCCTGTGTCCTGCGCGGGCCCTTGCGGTCAGTTCGGCGCCCCAGGCCTGCGTGGACCGGGGCGGGGCGGCCCTGCCTCCGGAGGCCGCGCGCGCGGCGGGGACGGGGACGAGCTCAGCTCCGCTCTGGCTCAGGTGCAGGCGAATGCGGGGCCGGGGGGAGCCGCGCGCTGCGGCTGGGAAGTGGCAGCGGCCCGCGGAGCGCAGGTGAGGTCGGAAGTCTGCGGCCGCCTCGGGCTCGGCTGCGCTAACGGGCGGCCAGTGACAAGTCAGGAAGAAGTGACAAGCCAGGGAACGTGGCTGTGGAGGTGGCGTGGGTTCGAGGTCTGCGCTACTCTCCGAGGCGTAGGGCACCTTATCGGAACTTTCCTCCTCTGCGAAGTGGGAGGACTGATGGGCCCCAGGACCGGCTCTACTTCCGTGGGAGGTGGTAGGAACCCTGCCGGGGAGGAGGGGACGGAGCGGGTGGTCCCTCACAAAACCTTGAGAGGGGTTCTCCGCGGTCTCCCGTCACTTTCTTCGTGTGGCCCTGGAGCTTGGACCCGCACTCTGTGA